A genomic region of [Eubacterium] eligens ATCC 27750 contains the following coding sequences:
- a CDS encoding energy-coupling factor transporter transmembrane component T family protein has protein sequence MIRDITIGQYYQADSVIHRLDPRVKLMGTLIFVISLFLGSNIWLYLVVAAFLAIVIALSKIPLKFILKGLKAIVILIVISAAFNLFLTPGTPLIKIWKLTITHEGLNTAVFMVIRLIFLIMGSSLMTLTTTPNNLTDGLEKGLGFLKYIKVPVHEIAMMMSIALRFIPILIEETDKIMKAQMARGADFESGNIIKKAKAMIPILVPLFISAFRRANELAMAMEARCYHGSEGRTKMKPLKYSRRDINAYLIIALYLACIIVVKVTLKLI, from the coding sequence ATGATTCGAGATATAACAATAGGACAGTATTATCAGGCAGATTCGGTAATACACAGACTGGACCCGAGAGTTAAGCTTATGGGTACCTTAATATTCGTAATATCCCTGTTTCTGGGAAGTAATATATGGCTGTATCTGGTTGTAGCAGCATTTTTGGCGATAGTAATTGCACTGTCAAAGATACCTCTTAAATTCATTCTTAAAGGTCTTAAGGCAATTGTAATATTAATTGTAATCAGTGCGGCATTTAATCTGTTTCTGACACCAGGAACGCCTCTTATTAAGATATGGAAGCTGACGATAACGCATGAAGGCCTTAATACGGCTGTATTCATGGTTATAAGGCTTATTTTTCTTATTATGGGTTCATCCCTTATGACACTTACAACAACGCCTAATAACCTTACAGACGGGCTTGAAAAGGGACTTGGTTTTCTTAAATATATTAAAGTTCCGGTTCATGAAATTGCAATGATGATGTCTATTGCATTGAGGTTTATCCCGATTCTTATTGAGGAAACAGATAAGATAATGAAGGCACAGATGGCGCGAGGTGCAGACTTTGAGTCAGGTAATATTATTAAGAAGGCAAAAGCTATGATACCTATTCTTGTACCTTTATTCATATCAGCGTTCAGAAGAGCAAATGAACTTGCAATGGCTATGGAGGCGAGATGTTATCACGGTTCTGAGGGAAGAACCAAGATGAAGCCGCTGAAATACTCCAGAAGAGATATTAATGCATATCTTATTATCGCATTGTATCTTGCATGCATTATTGTGGTTAAGGTTACGCTTAAGTTAATATAA
- the truA gene encoding tRNA pseudouridine(38-40) synthase TruA, with protein MRRIKLIVAYDGTEYSGWQIQPEAPTIEMCLDKAIRELTGENVHVTGASRTDAGVHAYGNVAVFDTESTIPGDRFTFALNRFLPDSIVIQDSWEVSGDFHPRHCNTRKTYEYRILNTVVPLPQKRNFTWHVTGSIDIEKMKEAAAYIVGEHDFKSFCCVRTQAESTVRTIYSLEVLQEGSEIIIRIKGNGFLYNMVRIITGTLIQVGKGRFKPEYVKQMLEAKDRTVAGQTAPPQGLTLVGIEYVDNDDARVV; from the coding sequence ATGCGAAGAATAAAGCTTATCGTAGCTTATGATGGAACAGAATATTCCGGCTGGCAGATTCAGCCGGAAGCACCAACTATAGAAATGTGTCTTGACAAGGCAATTCGCGAGCTTACAGGTGAAAATGTGCATGTGACCGGAGCAAGCCGTACAGACGCAGGTGTGCATGCATATGGAAATGTAGCTGTATTTGATACGGAATCGACAATACCTGGAGACAGATTCACATTTGCACTAAACAGATTCCTGCCGGATTCAATTGTTATTCAGGATTCATGGGAAGTGTCTGGAGATTTTCACCCAAGGCACTGTAACACAAGAAAGACTTACGAATACCGCATACTTAATACTGTTGTTCCGTTGCCTCAGAAGCGCAATTTCACATGGCATGTTACTGGAAGTATTGATATTGAAAAGATGAAAGAAGCTGCCGCATATATTGTTGGTGAACATGATTTCAAAAGCTTCTGCTGTGTGAGAACTCAGGCAGAATCGACTGTCAGGACTATATATTCACTTGAGGTTCTGCAGGAAGGCAGTGAGATAATAATCCGTATTAAAGGAAATGGATTCTTATACAACATGGTAAGAATTATTACAGGCACGCTTATTCAGGTAGGAAAAGGAAGATTCAAGCCTGAATATGTGAAGCAGATGTTAGAGGCAAAGGACAGGACTGTTGCAGGGCAGACT